In a single window of the Micromonospora inositola genome:
- a CDS encoding SDR family oxidoreductase: MTTTIALITGANKGIGLATAQQLGARGWTVLVGARDAARGGEAERALRDGGADARYVPLDVTDEESVAAAAKLVEQEYGHLDVLVNNAGIIRADGTALPSETTLATLREVYETNVFGVVAVTNAFLPLLREAPAARIVNVSSEVGSIAVMTDPQGALFELTSVPYPSSKSALNMVTAMYAKELRDTPIKVNAANPGYCATDLNHHSGFRTPEQGAEVSVHLATLPADGPSGLLWGYQMDAGGGYGLLPW; encoded by the coding sequence ATGACGACGACGATCGCCCTGATCACCGGGGCCAACAAGGGAATCGGGCTGGCCACCGCCCAGCAGCTCGGGGCGCGCGGGTGGACCGTGCTGGTCGGCGCGCGGGACGCGGCGCGCGGCGGGGAGGCGGAGCGGGCGCTGCGCGACGGCGGCGCGGACGCCCGGTACGTGCCGCTGGACGTGACCGACGAGGAGTCGGTCGCCGCCGCGGCCAAGCTGGTCGAGCAGGAGTACGGCCACCTGGACGTGCTGGTCAACAACGCCGGGATCATCCGGGCCGACGGGACGGCACTGCCCAGCGAGACCACCCTCGCCACCCTGCGCGAGGTGTACGAGACGAACGTCTTCGGCGTGGTGGCGGTGACCAACGCGTTCCTGCCGCTGCTGCGCGAGGCCCCGGCCGCGCGGATCGTGAACGTCTCCAGCGAGGTCGGCTCGATCGCGGTGATGACCGACCCGCAGGGCGCCCTGTTCGAGTTGACCTCGGTGCCGTACCCGTCGTCGAAGTCGGCGCTGAACATGGTCACCGCGATGTACGCCAAGGAGCTGCGGGACACCCCGATCAAGGTGAACGCGGCCAACCCCGGCTACTGCGCAACCGACCTCAACCACCACAGCGGCTTCCGTACGCCGGAGCAGGGCGCCGAAGTCAGTGTGCACCTGGCGACGCTGCCGGCGGACGGGCCGAGTGGGCTGCTGTGGGGGTACCAGATGGACGCCGGCGGCGGCTACGGGTTGCTGCCCTGGTGA